In Prescottella soli, a genomic segment contains:
- the map gene encoding type I methionyl aminopeptidase, which produces MSVRTALVPGTVSPVLAVPKDIERPEYVWKATAREGKEPWVQTPETIEKMRVASKIAAQALQEAGKAVAPGVTTDELDRIAHEYMCDHGAYPSTLGYRGFPKSCCTSLNEVICHGIPDSTVIQDGDIVNIDVTAYIDGVHGDTNATFLAGDVSEENRLLVERTREATMRAIKAVKPGRELNVIGRVIESYANRFGYGVVRDFTGHGIGETFHNGLVILHYDQPNVDTIIEPGMVFTIEPMINLGTVDYDIWDDGWTVVTKDRKWTAQFEHTIVVTDEGNEILTLP; this is translated from the coding sequence ATGTCTGTTCGCACCGCTCTCGTCCCCGGAACCGTCTCACCCGTTCTCGCTGTCCCGAAGGACATCGAGCGCCCCGAGTACGTGTGGAAGGCGACGGCCCGCGAGGGCAAGGAGCCGTGGGTGCAGACGCCGGAGACCATCGAGAAGATGCGGGTGGCCAGCAAGATCGCCGCTCAGGCATTGCAGGAGGCGGGCAAGGCCGTCGCCCCCGGGGTGACCACCGACGAACTGGACCGCATCGCGCACGAGTACATGTGCGACCACGGCGCGTACCCGTCGACGCTGGGCTACCGCGGGTTCCCCAAGTCGTGCTGCACGTCGCTCAACGAGGTCATCTGCCACGGCATCCCCGACTCGACGGTGATCCAGGACGGCGACATCGTCAACATCGACGTCACCGCCTACATCGACGGCGTCCACGGCGACACCAACGCGACGTTCCTGGCCGGCGACGTCTCCGAGGAGAACCGCCTGCTGGTCGAGCGCACCCGCGAGGCGACGATGCGCGCGATCAAGGCGGTCAAGCCGGGCCGCGAGCTCAACGTCATCGGCCGCGTCATCGAGTCGTACGCCAACCGCTTCGGGTACGGCGTCGTCCGCGACTTCACCGGTCACGGCATCGGCGAGACCTTCCACAACGGCCTGGTGATCCTGCACTACGACCAGCCCAACGTCGACACGATCATCGAGCCGGGCATGGTGTTCACGATCGAACCGATGATCAACCTCGGCACGGTCGACTACGACATCTGGGACGACGGCTGGACGGTCGTCACCAAGGACCGCAAGTGGACCGCCCAGTTCGAGCACACCATCGTCGTCACCGACGAGGGCAACGAGATCCTCACGCTGCCGTGA
- a CDS encoding zinc-dependent alcohol dehydrogenase family protein, with the protein MRGTVIHAPRDIRFEDLPDPRIVEDTDAIIRVVSTCVCGSDLWRYRGITPVDEPRPIGHEYVGVVEEVGGAVTTVAPGQFVIGSFLASDNTCPHCRYGYQSSCRLGEFVNGCQAEYVRVPLADGTLVTVPDRPDAALIPSLLALSDVMGTGWYAAVAAEVRPGSTVVVVGDGAVGLSGVLAARELGAERIIAMSRHTNRQKLAVEFGATDIVAERGEEGAARIAELTDGVGAESVLECVGTKESMSQALRCTRPGGNVGFVGVPHGAEFPARELFETHIGVRGGSAPVRRFLPDLIGRVLDGRMEPGKVFDLTLPLDQVAEAYRAMDERRAIKVLLRP; encoded by the coding sequence ATGCGAGGAACCGTCATCCACGCACCGCGGGACATCCGGTTCGAGGACCTGCCCGACCCGCGGATCGTCGAGGACACCGACGCGATCATCCGAGTCGTCTCCACGTGCGTGTGCGGCTCGGACCTATGGCGCTACCGCGGCATCACCCCGGTCGACGAGCCTCGCCCGATCGGCCACGAATACGTCGGCGTCGTCGAGGAAGTCGGTGGCGCGGTCACCACGGTCGCGCCCGGACAGTTCGTCATCGGATCGTTCCTCGCCTCCGACAACACCTGCCCGCACTGCCGTTACGGCTACCAGTCCTCCTGCCGACTAGGCGAATTCGTCAACGGGTGCCAGGCCGAGTACGTGCGCGTCCCGCTGGCCGACGGCACCCTCGTCACGGTTCCCGACCGTCCGGACGCGGCCCTGATCCCGAGCCTGCTCGCACTCTCCGACGTCATGGGGACGGGCTGGTACGCGGCGGTGGCCGCCGAGGTGCGCCCGGGTTCGACGGTCGTGGTCGTCGGTGACGGCGCGGTCGGGCTGTCCGGCGTGCTCGCCGCCAGGGAACTGGGGGCGGAACGGATCATCGCGATGAGCCGGCACACCAACCGCCAGAAGCTGGCGGTCGAGTTCGGCGCCACCGACATCGTCGCCGAGCGCGGCGAGGAGGGCGCCGCCCGGATCGCCGAGCTGACCGACGGTGTCGGGGCCGAATCGGTGCTCGAGTGCGTCGGCACGAAGGAGTCGATGTCGCAGGCACTGCGCTGCACCCGTCCCGGCGGCAACGTCGGCTTCGTGGGAGTGCCGCACGGCGCCGAGTTCCCCGCCCGGGAACTGTTCGAAACCCACATCGGCGTGCGCGGCGGGTCGGCGCCGGTGCGCCGCTTCCTGCCCGACCTGATCGGCCGGGTGCTCGACGGCCGGATGGAGCCGGGCAAGGTCTTCGACCTGACACTGCCGCTCGATCAGGTGGCGGAGGCGTACCGGGCCATGGACGAGCGGCGCGCGATCAAGGTGCTGTTGCGCCCCTGA
- a CDS encoding patatin-like phospholipase family protein — translation MTTLKPAEADLVLAGGGVKGLGLAGAVAALTESGAKPQRISGTSAGAVLGSLVASGLTGQALKNTALDLPYPQFCDPAPLERVPVLGPAQAVLRGSGIYKGDYAHEWIRNELAKRNVHTFGDLKLNDKDYLWLPRERRYKLVVTVSDVTLGQLVRLPWDYESLYGLNPDEQSVADAVRASMSIPFFFRPVRLTNDKTKVTSTLVDGGLLSNFPIDSLDRTDGEEPRWPTFGITVLPNLPEGDDKVIPLGPLAPLGRLARLGAPHLLELIISTILVGRDQAYLNQPWVNDRAIRVDSTEVGVVDFNISRPKAEALYAKGYEAAQAFLKEWDWEAYLKRYRA, via the coding sequence GTGACCACGCTCAAGCCCGCAGAAGCCGACCTGGTGCTCGCTGGTGGCGGCGTCAAGGGCCTCGGACTGGCGGGAGCCGTCGCCGCACTGACCGAGTCCGGAGCCAAGCCACAGAGAATCTCCGGCACCTCCGCCGGCGCCGTCCTCGGCTCGCTTGTGGCGTCCGGGCTGACGGGCCAGGCACTGAAGAACACCGCCCTCGACCTGCCCTACCCCCAGTTCTGCGACCCTGCGCCATTGGAGCGTGTCCCCGTCCTCGGGCCGGCGCAGGCGGTGCTGCGCGGCAGCGGCATCTACAAGGGGGACTACGCCCACGAGTGGATTCGTAATGAGCTGGCCAAACGGAACGTCCACACGTTCGGTGACCTCAAACTCAACGACAAGGACTATCTGTGGCTGCCGCGCGAGCGGCGGTACAAGCTTGTCGTGACCGTTTCTGACGTCACGCTCGGCCAACTTGTGCGGCTGCCCTGGGACTACGAGTCACTCTACGGACTGAACCCCGACGAACAGTCGGTGGCCGACGCTGTCCGCGCGTCGATGTCCATCCCCTTCTTCTTCCGCCCGGTCCGATTGACCAATGACAAGACGAAGGTGACATCAACGCTGGTGGACGGGGGCCTCCTGTCGAACTTCCCGATCGACTCACTCGACCGAACCGACGGCGAGGAGCCGCGATGGCCTACCTTCGGGATCACCGTGCTGCCCAACCTGCCCGAGGGCGACGACAAGGTCATCCCGCTAGGGCCGTTGGCCCCACTGGGGCGGCTTGCCCGGCTGGGAGCACCGCACCTGCTGGAGCTCATCATCTCCACCATCCTGGTCGGCCGTGACCAGGCATACCTCAACCAGCCATGGGTGAATGACCGCGCCATCCGCGTGGATTCCACCGAGGTGGGTGTTGTCGATTTCAATATCTCGAGGCCCAAGGCCGAGGCGCTCTACGCGAAGGGCTACGAGGCAGCGCAGGCCTTCCTGAAGGAGTGGGATTGGGAGGCGTACCTCAAACGCTACCGGGCGTAA
- a CDS encoding nuclear transport factor 2 family protein: MTQDDIARTINRYLELASVAEGADIAVLYADNATVEDPVGSTPHVGTAAIAAFYDSVRSPNRTIDLITLRVSGETAAFHFRVVTVVDGRTITVEPIDVMTFDDRGRITSMRAIWTTEDIVVS, encoded by the coding sequence ATGACCCAGGACGACATCGCGCGAACGATCAACCGATATCTCGAACTTGCCTCTGTCGCAGAAGGAGCGGATATTGCTGTGCTGTATGCGGACAATGCGACGGTCGAGGACCCGGTCGGGTCGACCCCGCACGTCGGAACCGCGGCGATCGCCGCGTTCTACGACTCCGTGAGATCCCCGAACCGAACAATCGACCTGATCACCCTGCGGGTATCCGGGGAGACCGCGGCGTTCCACTTCCGGGTGGTGACGGTCGTCGACGGTCGGACGATCACCGTCGAACCGATCGACGTCATGACATTCGACGATCGAGGACGGATCACCAGTATGCGGGCGATCTGGACTACCGAGGACATCGTCGTCAGCTGA
- a CDS encoding SDR family NAD(P)-dependent oxidoreductase, which produces MGRLEGKVAIVTGGAQGMGAATARVMAAEGARVVVADVADGQGRALVADIGDTASYMRLDVTSETDWRDVVAATMREYGTVDVLVNNAGIQYFAGVEDVEPDRIATILAVNVMGPMIGVKTVAPIMKNAGSGVVVNISSVDGLRGVNGLSSYVASKWAIRGVTKAQALELGPTIRVCSVHPGGVDTQLGNPAGETGAELQRHYRNVPLGRIGLPDEIARVTAFVASDEASYMTGAEIAVDGGWASGIYHAGLPGAPV; this is translated from the coding sequence ATGGGCAGGCTTGAAGGCAAGGTGGCGATCGTCACCGGAGGTGCACAGGGTATGGGTGCCGCGACCGCGCGCGTCATGGCCGCCGAGGGTGCTCGAGTGGTGGTGGCCGACGTTGCCGACGGCCAGGGCAGAGCCCTTGTCGCGGATATCGGTGACACGGCGAGCTACATGAGGCTCGACGTCACCAGCGAGACCGACTGGCGCGACGTGGTGGCGGCGACGATGCGGGAGTACGGCACTGTCGACGTGCTGGTCAACAATGCAGGGATCCAATACTTCGCCGGCGTCGAGGACGTGGAACCGGATCGGATCGCAACGATCCTTGCCGTCAATGTGATGGGTCCGATGATCGGTGTCAAGACGGTGGCGCCGATCATGAAGAATGCGGGTTCCGGTGTGGTCGTGAATATTTCGTCGGTAGACGGGCTTCGTGGTGTCAACGGGCTCAGTTCATACGTCGCGAGCAAGTGGGCGATCCGCGGCGTCACGAAGGCGCAGGCGCTCGAGCTCGGGCCGACCATCCGCGTGTGTTCGGTCCACCCGGGTGGGGTCGACACCCAGCTCGGCAATCCCGCAGGTGAGACCGGTGCGGAGTTGCAGCGCCACTACCGCAATGTTCCCCTCGGTCGGATCGGGCTGCCCGACGAAATCGCCCGCGTGACCGCGTTCGTCGCAAGCGACGAGGCCAGCTACATGACCGGTGCGGAGATCGCGGTGGACGGCGGTTGGGCCTCGGGCATCTACCACGCTGGTCTGCCGGGAGCACCCGTGTAG
- a CDS encoding nuclear transport factor 2 family protein, whose amino-acid sequence MPTPNEDEREIYRSIVRFARAMDQRDWAEIETIAAEDMEADLGTGRLGSRREMIALTRSFLDDCGPTQHLVGNVLIDIDGDTARSRAYVADMHLGTGELEGKFFRTIGDYHDEWRRTVDGWRMVRRTKHNRGHLGDYAVLGPGPSNWSAAQG is encoded by the coding sequence ATGCCCACGCCCAACGAGGACGAACGCGAGATCTACCGGAGCATCGTGCGATTCGCGCGCGCGATGGACCAACGGGACTGGGCGGAGATCGAGACGATCGCCGCCGAGGACATGGAAGCCGACCTCGGTACGGGGAGGCTGGGTAGTCGCCGCGAGATGATCGCGCTCACGCGCAGCTTCCTGGACGACTGCGGGCCCACCCAGCACCTGGTCGGAAACGTGCTCATCGATATCGACGGCGATACCGCTCGCAGTCGCGCTTACGTGGCCGACATGCACCTCGGTACCGGCGAGCTCGAGGGCAAGTTCTTCCGGACGATCGGTGACTACCACGACGAGTGGCGCCGAACCGTCGACGGGTGGCGGATGGTCCGTCGGACTAAGCACAACCGCGGGCATCTCGGCGACTACGCCGTACTCGGACCGGGGCCGTCCAATTGGTCTGCCGCGCAGGGCTAG
- a CDS encoding acyl-CoA dehydrogenase family protein has product MPSTTQSIADLMPAIAGAAVETERTRTPSRTVMASLVDAGAFRMLQPRAFGGGESTPLELFSTVREISSACTSTGWIVAATNVSAWLIFGFGDDAARDVWEATPDALVAAAVMPTGQLRRDRTGLHLSGRWRSVTGSAHCEWLVLGTLVLNADGAPVEHAQVLVPRSDVRFVDAPRTVGLAAVGCQDVVVEDVRIPLWRVSSQRHRSATEQARHRRSIPMLYRHSVTALYCAAVAVPLIGAAQGAYRAVLDQWNVANRLTQSGRMMVEAEAIHAEIGRAAFEIETAVLHLERDLTELQGLAAKSKRVPIDTFTRVRRNQVLSVRLAEGAVDRLVKVAGRDGVTMDHPVQRAWRDIHTGASNRANREIDAVAISARAALGFDIEHSEVRPVI; this is encoded by the coding sequence GTGCCATCGACCACCCAGTCCATCGCCGACCTGATGCCCGCCATCGCGGGTGCCGCCGTCGAGACGGAGCGAACACGCACCCCGTCGCGCACTGTGATGGCATCCCTGGTCGACGCCGGCGCGTTCCGCATGCTGCAACCGCGGGCCTTCGGCGGCGGCGAGTCGACCCCTCTCGAGTTGTTCTCCACAGTTCGAGAGATCTCCTCGGCGTGTACGTCGACGGGCTGGATCGTTGCCGCGACGAACGTCAGCGCGTGGCTCATCTTCGGATTCGGCGACGACGCGGCGCGCGATGTCTGGGAGGCAACACCAGACGCCCTCGTCGCTGCGGCGGTGATGCCGACAGGCCAACTGCGCCGGGACCGGACGGGACTGCACCTGTCCGGACGGTGGCGATCGGTGACCGGCAGCGCGCATTGTGAGTGGCTCGTCCTCGGCACCTTGGTTCTCAACGCCGACGGCGCGCCCGTCGAACACGCGCAGGTTCTCGTGCCGCGCAGCGACGTCCGCTTCGTGGACGCCCCCCGAACGGTCGGTCTCGCCGCGGTCGGATGCCAGGACGTCGTCGTCGAGGACGTTCGGATACCGCTCTGGCGCGTTTCCTCTCAACGCCACCGATCCGCGACCGAGCAAGCGAGACATCGGCGCTCGATTCCGATGCTGTACCGACACTCGGTCACCGCCTTGTACTGTGCGGCCGTCGCGGTCCCCCTCATCGGTGCTGCGCAGGGCGCGTATCGGGCCGTCCTGGACCAGTGGAACGTCGCGAACAGGCTCACTCAGTCCGGCCGGATGATGGTCGAGGCCGAGGCCATTCACGCCGAGATTGGCCGTGCGGCCTTCGAGATCGAAACCGCGGTACTACACCTCGAACGGGACCTCACAGAACTTCAGGGCCTGGCCGCCAAATCCAAGCGGGTGCCTATCGACACGTTCACGCGAGTCCGAAGGAACCAGGTGCTCTCGGTCCGACTCGCCGAGGGCGCCGTCGACCGACTGGTGAAGGTCGCCGGGAGGGATGGGGTGACCATGGATCACCCCGTACAACGGGCGTGGCGGGATATACATACCGGTGCATCCAACCGCGCGAACAGAGAAATCGACGCCGTCGCCATCTCCGCACGAGCAGCACTAGGCTTCGACATCGAACATTCGGAAGTGCGGCCGGTGATATGA
- a CDS encoding IclR family transcriptional regulator, whose product MTTGRSSILERATAIISAFDGRTSQLPIGTIADRSGLPRSTAHRLVDQLIQLGWLVRTAHGYCLGPRAARTSSEKDHMHLRAAAAPLLQALHDETGAVAHLGVLHGDHVQILDKVSGRHAPAVPTSVGDRLPAHATAMGKAVLATVTPEDADAIVPRTLGHRTARTITSRTTLHAELANVRARHGVAYDNEEFSLSVNCIGAPVRSPGAAPSAISLSGRTPPEVLARAVPLVREAARRIEVRLDRNGMSSPSAESTASFVGADLTMLRVLNTVDAHDWL is encoded by the coding sequence ATGACGACGGGGCGATCCTCGATTCTCGAGCGAGCGACGGCGATCATCTCGGCCTTCGACGGCCGGACGTCGCAACTACCGATCGGCACGATCGCCGACCGGTCCGGACTCCCCCGCTCGACCGCACACCGACTGGTCGACCAACTCATCCAGCTCGGCTGGCTCGTGCGGACGGCACACGGCTACTGCCTCGGGCCGAGAGCTGCGCGGACATCGAGCGAAAAAGATCACATGCACCTACGCGCCGCCGCTGCGCCGTTGCTCCAGGCCCTGCACGACGAGACCGGCGCGGTGGCGCACCTCGGCGTACTCCACGGCGATCACGTGCAGATTCTCGACAAGGTGTCGGGCAGACACGCCCCAGCAGTGCCGACCAGTGTGGGAGATCGTCTCCCTGCCCACGCAACGGCAATGGGTAAGGCGGTCCTTGCAACAGTGACACCTGAGGACGCAGACGCGATCGTCCCGAGAACGCTGGGCCATCGGACAGCCCGGACGATCACCAGCAGAACCACGCTGCACGCGGAGCTCGCCAATGTTCGGGCACGCCACGGCGTCGCCTACGACAACGAGGAGTTCTCGTTGTCCGTCAACTGCATAGGGGCGCCCGTCCGGTCTCCGGGAGCAGCACCTAGTGCAATCTCCCTCAGTGGCCGCACACCTCCCGAGGTCTTGGCCCGGGCGGTTCCCCTTGTCCGCGAGGCCGCTCGGCGAATCGAGGTGCGCCTGGACCGGAACGGGATGTCGAGCCCGTCGGCGGAGTCCACAGCGTCCTTTGTCGGGGCCGACTTGACGATGCTCCGCGTGCTCAACACCGTCGACGCACACGATTGGCTCTGA
- a CDS encoding GntR family transcriptional regulator gives MTAESLPKHYVVRTHVEDLLADLSEGDPVPAERELAARCGVSRETVRQALHELLVAGRVERRGRGTVVARPKLVQPLSLGSYTEGAVSQGREPGRILVRWEEIDAHEKLAQILELQVGDPVIHLERVLLADGERIGLESTYLPLHRFPDLADTFDPETSLYAAIRSRGIAFTSATERIETALPTPREAALVESSTAMPMLKLHRVSRDTDGVPIERVRSLYRGDRMAFVTELR, from the coding sequence ATGACCGCCGAGAGCCTGCCCAAGCACTACGTGGTGCGGACCCACGTGGAGGATCTGCTCGCCGACCTCTCCGAGGGTGACCCGGTGCCCGCCGAACGGGAACTTGCGGCCCGCTGCGGGGTGTCCCGCGAGACGGTGCGGCAGGCGCTGCACGAACTGCTCGTGGCCGGACGCGTCGAGCGTCGGGGGCGGGGAACGGTCGTCGCGCGACCGAAGTTGGTCCAGCCGCTCTCGCTCGGCTCCTACACCGAAGGCGCCGTCAGCCAGGGCCGCGAGCCGGGCCGAATCCTGGTGCGGTGGGAGGAGATCGACGCGCACGAGAAGCTGGCGCAGATCCTGGAACTCCAGGTCGGCGATCCGGTGATCCACCTCGAGCGCGTGCTGCTGGCGGACGGCGAACGCATCGGGTTGGAGAGCACCTACCTGCCGCTGCACCGGTTCCCGGACCTCGCCGACACGTTCGACCCCGAGACCTCGCTGTACGCGGCGATCCGTTCGCGCGGCATCGCATTCACCTCGGCCACCGAACGCATCGAGACCGCCCTGCCCACCCCGCGCGAGGCGGCGCTGGTCGAATCCAGCACCGCGATGCCGATGCTGAAGTTGCACCGCGTCTCCCGTGACACCGACGGGGTGCCGATCGAGCGCGTGCGGTCGCTGTACCGGGGTGACCGGATGGCGTTCGTGACCGAACTGCGGTAA
- a CDS encoding HD family phosphohydrolase, whose protein sequence is MNDDSAVLEEAAALLDSMRGVFDGEAVDELDHALQAAGHAIADGADDGLVLASALHDLARSPLTAADAPHDRIARDWLTPRFGERVGWLAGAHVAAKRYLVATDPAYVGALSPESIATLRHQGGPAVEPEWASHPWWSDAVRLRRYDDRAKVPGAQAPSIDDVLVVARRVRAGMVA, encoded by the coding sequence ATGAACGACGACTCGGCCGTGCTCGAAGAGGCTGCTGCACTGTTGGATTCGATGCGGGGGGTGTTCGACGGCGAAGCGGTCGACGAACTCGACCATGCGCTGCAGGCCGCCGGTCACGCGATCGCGGACGGGGCCGACGACGGCCTGGTGCTGGCCAGCGCACTGCACGATCTCGCGCGCAGCCCGTTGACAGCTGCCGACGCGCCGCACGACCGGATCGCCCGCGACTGGCTCACACCGCGGTTCGGGGAGCGGGTCGGCTGGCTGGCCGGCGCGCACGTCGCCGCCAAGCGTTACCTGGTGGCCACCGATCCCGCGTACGTCGGGGCACTGTCCCCGGAATCGATTGCGACACTGCGACACCAGGGCGGCCCCGCCGTCGAGCCGGAGTGGGCGTCGCATCCGTGGTGGTCGGATGCCGTTCGATTGCGCCGCTACGACGACCGCGCGAAAGTGCCCGGTGCGCAGGCGCCGTCGATCGACGATGTCCTCGTCGTGGCGCGTCGCGTGCGGGCCGGGATGGTGGCGTGA
- a CDS encoding TIGR03364 family FAD-dependent oxidoreductase, whose product MRIAIVGGGILGTAHADEAIRRGHDVVHLERELEARGATVRNFGLVWVSGRAQHELDASLRSRELWADLARRVPEVGFRAAGSMTLLRTPEEVAVAEDMAARADADVRGFSLLEPDAVRAVNPALRGKYLAGLHCTRDGAVESRVALPAIRRHLETSGRYAFHAGTEAREIATTAAGVRIRDDHGRTFEADLVIVCPGATLGGLARDLAGDLPLRRVRLQMMQTAPLGEALTTAIADGDSMRYYPAFAGPALDALRDAQPQEPTAAEHRMQLLCVQRLHGGLTIGDTHEYDEPLDFDVDEAPYRHLTSVVEELLGRHLPPVVKRWAGVYSQCLDPAQLVHRAQPADGVWVVAGPGGRGMTLGPALAEQTADQLGL is encoded by the coding sequence ATGCGAATTGCAATTGTGGGCGGCGGAATCCTCGGCACGGCCCATGCCGACGAGGCCATCCGACGCGGACACGACGTCGTCCATCTCGAACGCGAACTCGAAGCGCGCGGTGCCACCGTACGCAACTTCGGACTGGTGTGGGTCTCCGGTCGGGCCCAGCACGAACTCGACGCCTCGCTGCGCTCCCGGGAACTGTGGGCCGACCTCGCCCGACGCGTCCCCGAGGTCGGCTTCCGTGCGGCCGGATCGATGACGCTGCTACGCACCCCCGAGGAGGTCGCGGTCGCCGAGGACATGGCCGCGCGCGCCGACGCCGACGTCCGCGGCTTCAGCCTCCTCGAGCCCGACGCGGTCCGCGCGGTCAACCCCGCGCTGCGCGGAAAGTACCTGGCCGGCCTGCACTGCACCCGCGACGGAGCCGTCGAGTCGCGCGTCGCCCTTCCGGCGATCCGCCGCCACCTCGAGACCAGCGGCCGGTACGCCTTCCACGCCGGCACCGAGGCCCGCGAGATCGCCACCACCGCGGCCGGGGTGCGCATCCGCGACGACCACGGTCGCACCTTCGAGGCCGACCTCGTCATCGTGTGCCCGGGCGCCACCCTGGGTGGACTGGCGCGCGACCTCGCCGGCGACCTGCCGCTGCGTCGGGTGCGCCTGCAGATGATGCAGACCGCACCGCTCGGCGAGGCGCTCACCACCGCGATCGCCGACGGCGACAGCATGCGGTACTACCCCGCCTTCGCCGGCCCCGCGCTCGACGCCCTGCGCGACGCGCAGCCGCAGGAGCCCACCGCGGCCGAGCACCGGATGCAGTTGCTCTGCGTGCAGCGCCTGCACGGCGGCCTGACGATCGGCGACACCCACGAGTACGACGAGCCGCTCGACTTCGACGTCGACGAGGCCCCGTACCGGCACCTGACCAGCGTCGTCGAGGAGCTCCTCGGCCGCCACCTGCCGCCGGTCGTCAAGCGCTGGGCCGGCGTCTACAGCCAGTGCCTCGACCCCGCCCAGCTGGTCCACCGCGCCCAGCCCGCAGACGGCGTGTGGGTCGTGGCCGGACCGGGCGGACGCGGCATGACCCTCGGCCCGGCCCTCGCCGAGCAGACCGCCGACCAGCTCGGCCTGTAA
- a CDS encoding SGNH/GDSL hydrolase family protein — protein sequence MAIGDSQSEGLNDGDDLRGYRGWADRLAERLAEINPEVLYANLAIRGRLARHVREEQLAPALALQPDLASVVAGVNDLLRPKFEPTAIAAELEVAFEALTASGARVLTMAFPTLGAGMPGGRAIMARISALNTEIRAAAARHGVAVIDLEAYPVATDPRLWSWDRLHLNADGHDRLAAAAATVLEVPGADLSWQDSLGPLPPVTALGRVRADTEWAVRFLGPWLGRRVRGTSSGAGRVAKRPELTRVRRADEPDTTSA from the coding sequence GTGGCGATCGGTGACAGCCAGAGCGAAGGACTCAACGACGGGGACGACTTGCGGGGCTACCGCGGCTGGGCGGACCGGCTCGCCGAGCGGCTCGCGGAGATCAACCCCGAGGTGCTCTACGCCAACCTCGCGATCCGGGGCCGGCTGGCCCGCCATGTGCGGGAGGAACAGTTGGCGCCCGCGCTGGCGCTGCAGCCCGACCTGGCATCCGTCGTCGCCGGCGTGAACGACCTGCTGCGACCGAAGTTCGAACCCACCGCGATCGCCGCCGAACTGGAGGTCGCGTTCGAGGCGCTGACCGCGTCCGGCGCGCGGGTGCTGACGATGGCGTTTCCCACGCTCGGCGCGGGCATGCCGGGCGGCCGCGCGATCATGGCCCGGATCTCGGCGCTGAACACGGAGATCCGGGCGGCCGCGGCACGGCACGGTGTCGCGGTGATCGACCTCGAGGCGTACCCGGTCGCGACGGACCCGCGGCTGTGGAGTTGGGATCGACTGCACCTCAACGCGGATGGACACGACCGGCTGGCCGCGGCCGCGGCCACGGTGCTGGAGGTCCCCGGCGCCGACTTGAGCTGGCAGGACAGCCTGGGTCCGCTCCCGCCGGTCACCGCACTGGGGCGAGTTCGTGCGGACACCGAGTGGGCGGTTCGGTTTCTCGGGCCGTGGCTCGGGCGCCGTGTGCGCGGAACGTCGTCGGGCGCCGGGCGCGTCGCGAAGCGTCCGGAACTTACTCGGGTCCGGCGGGCAGACGAGCCGGATACGACGTCGGCCTGA